Proteins from a single region of Nakamurella deserti:
- the mshD gene encoding mycothiol synthase: protein MSDLRPDLPPVDDLAALVDACVAADGVSPFGGHVLESVGLDGDLRYLTATEGGALVAVAVLPAGDPAELAVTPSHRRRGLGDRLLRAVLDTGPAVWAHGDLPAARALAARHGLRETRELVQMRRPAAAPTPRPELPDGVRIRTFVPGADDAAFLAVNARAFSWHPEQGRLDQAGLDRELAQDWFDPAGFFLAVDADDRLLGYHWTKVHPTDPTPADATAPAGPLGEIYVLGVDPESPVRGLGTPLSLAGLEYLRARGPAQVMLYVEGDNTRALRLYERLGFTRFLTDVVYAR from the coding sequence GTGAGCGACCTCCGCCCCGACCTGCCGCCGGTCGACGACCTGGCCGCCCTGGTCGATGCCTGCGTCGCCGCCGACGGGGTCTCGCCGTTCGGCGGCCACGTCCTGGAGTCGGTCGGCCTGGACGGCGACCTGCGCTACCTGACCGCCACCGAGGGGGGAGCGCTGGTGGCCGTCGCCGTCCTGCCGGCCGGCGACCCCGCGGAGCTCGCCGTCACCCCGTCGCACCGCCGCCGCGGGCTCGGGGACCGGTTGCTGCGGGCGGTGCTCGACACGGGTCCGGCGGTGTGGGCCCACGGCGACCTGCCGGCCGCCCGGGCGCTGGCGGCGCGGCACGGTCTCCGGGAGACCCGCGAGCTCGTGCAGATGCGGCGGCCGGCCGCCGCGCCGACGCCGCGTCCGGAGCTGCCGGACGGGGTGCGGATCCGCACCTTCGTCCCCGGTGCCGACGACGCCGCGTTCCTCGCCGTGAACGCACGGGCCTTCTCCTGGCATCCCGAACAGGGCCGGCTCGACCAGGCGGGCCTGGACCGGGAGCTGGCCCAGGACTGGTTCGACCCGGCCGGCTTCTTCCTCGCCGTGGACGCCGACGACCGGCTGCTGGGCTACCACTGGACGAAGGTGCATCCCACCGACCCGACCCCGGCCGACGCCACCGCACCGGCCGGCCCGCTCGGCGAGATCTACGTCCTCGGGGTCGACCCGGAGTCGCCCGTCCGGGGCCTCGGGACGCCGCTGTCGCTGGCCGGCCTGGAGTACCTGCGGGCCCGCGGCCCGGCCCAGGTGATGCTGTACGTCGAGGGTGACAACACCCGCGCGCTGCGCCTGTACGAGCGGCTCGGGTTCACCCGCTTCCTCACCGACGTCGTCTACGCCCGCTAG
- a CDS encoding winged helix-turn-helix transcriptional regulator, with product MDLLLLTADPDPNSVLPALDLLPVNLRSAAPEAASLVTSGPYDLVILDARQDLAAARNLCRLLGSGGLDVCILAVVTDGGIVAIGPEWGVSDVVLAGAGPAEVHCRLRLLAGRSNPASNSGLISLGDLTIEEDTYTARLRGKTLELTYKEFELLKFLAQHPSRVFTREQLVTEVWGYDFFGGTRTVDVHVRRLRAKLGAEHESLIGTVRNVGYKMVPPARSSLREEQTAPVTG from the coding sequence GTGGATCTTCTGTTGCTGACTGCTGATCCGGATCCCAACAGCGTGCTGCCCGCGCTGGATCTGCTGCCGGTCAACCTGCGGTCCGCCGCACCCGAGGCCGCATCGCTGGTCACCTCCGGGCCGTACGACCTGGTCATCCTGGACGCCCGGCAGGATCTCGCCGCCGCTCGCAACCTGTGCCGGCTGCTCGGCTCCGGCGGGCTGGACGTGTGCATCCTGGCCGTCGTCACCGACGGCGGCATCGTCGCGATCGGCCCCGAATGGGGGGTCTCCGACGTCGTGCTGGCCGGCGCCGGGCCGGCCGAGGTGCACTGTCGGCTGCGGCTGCTGGCCGGCCGCAGCAACCCCGCCTCGAACTCGGGCCTGATCAGCCTCGGTGATCTGACCATCGAGGAGGACACCTACACGGCGCGGCTGCGGGGCAAGACCCTGGAGCTCACCTACAAGGAGTTCGAGCTGCTGAAGTTCCTCGCGCAGCACCCGTCGCGGGTCTTCACCCGGGAGCAGCTGGTCACCGAGGTCTGGGGCTACGACTTCTTCGGCGGCACCCGCACCGTCGACGTGCACGTCCGGCGGCTCCGCGCCAAGCTCGGCGCCGAGCACGAGTCGCTGATCGGCACCGTGCGCAACGTCGGCTACAAGATGGTCCCGCCCGCCCGTTCGTCGCTCCGGGAGGAGCAGACCGCTCCGGTCACCGGGTGA
- a CDS encoding alpha/beta hydrolase, producing MLRRRSTEHAGPNGLTARTADGVTLRGLHLSGGADTPTDHAVVVAHGMTNATARVSTRAVLARFANRTAVVALDFRGHGRSDGRSSVGRDEILDVDAAIGAARGLGYTRVTLVGFSLGAAVALRHAGRTRTDPALTEAADAVVAVSPPARWFLRESRSMLRVQWLLEHPVGPFLGPRLGIRLGRPWSTVPSTPLDEVSRIAPTPLLFVHGTADHYFGPEQSVRLHRAAPGAELWLVDGMGHAESGIAATTVDRILDWSLRQPTSR from the coding sequence ATGCTGCGGCGCCGGTCGACCGAACACGCTGGTCCGAACGGGCTCACCGCCCGCACCGCCGACGGCGTGACCCTGCGCGGGCTGCACCTGTCCGGCGGTGCCGACACCCCGACGGATCACGCGGTGGTCGTCGCTCACGGCATGACCAACGCCACAGCCAGGGTCTCCACCCGCGCCGTGCTCGCGCGGTTCGCGAACCGCACCGCGGTGGTGGCGCTGGACTTCCGTGGCCACGGACGGTCCGACGGCCGGTCCAGCGTCGGCCGGGACGAGATCCTGGACGTCGACGCCGCGATCGGCGCCGCGCGGGGGCTCGGCTACACCCGCGTCACCCTGGTCGGGTTCTCGCTCGGCGCGGCGGTCGCCCTGCGGCACGCGGGACGCACCCGCACCGACCCCGCGCTGACCGAGGCCGCCGACGCCGTCGTCGCGGTGTCGCCGCCGGCCCGCTGGTTCCTCCGCGAGAGCCGCTCGATGCTGCGGGTGCAGTGGTTGCTCGAGCACCCGGTCGGCCCGTTCCTCGGGCCCCGGTTGGGCATCCGGCTCGGCCGGCCGTGGAGCACGGTGCCGAGCACCCCGTTGGACGAGGTGTCGCGGATCGCCCCCACCCCGCTGCTGTTCGTGCACGGCACCGCCGACCACTACTTCGGTCCCGAGCAGAGCGTCCGGCTGCACCGCGCCGCGCCCGGCGCCGAGCTGTGGCTCGTCGACGGCATGGGGCACGCCGAGAGCGGCATCGCCGCGACCACCGTCGACCGCATCCTCGACTGGTCGCTGCGGCAACCGACGTCACGGTGA
- a CDS encoding DUF2993 domain-containing protein: protein MRRFLVFLVVLAVLLVGADFGARYVATQKIGEALQSRLGVGQPPTVDIAGFPFLLQAVRGEYGSVRAALPPETLGPLTDVRVSVELQRVRLPLSEALSGTVDRLTADAGRIRLTVPTAAVAAAVGLPGLTVTAQDGALVVGATVTVLGQSYPVTARLDAAVDDAALVLRSGELSGAGLTLPTEVTNALATLVDLTVPLDALPFRVTSGSVTVDGADVVVDATTGPLDLATG from the coding sequence GTGCGCAGATTCCTGGTCTTCCTCGTCGTGCTCGCCGTGCTGCTGGTCGGCGCCGACTTCGGTGCGCGGTACGTCGCCACCCAGAAGATCGGTGAGGCGCTGCAGAGCCGGCTCGGCGTCGGGCAACCGCCGACGGTGGACATCGCCGGGTTCCCCTTCCTGCTGCAGGCCGTCCGTGGTGAGTACGGCAGCGTGCGCGCCGCCCTGCCGCCGGAGACCCTCGGGCCGCTGACCGACGTCCGGGTGTCCGTCGAGCTGCAGCGGGTCCGGCTGCCGCTGTCCGAGGCGCTCAGCGGCACCGTCGACCGGCTCACCGCCGACGCGGGCCGGATCCGGTTGACCGTCCCCACCGCCGCGGTGGCCGCCGCCGTCGGGCTGCCGGGCCTGACCGTCACCGCACAGGACGGGGCCCTGGTCGTCGGCGCCACCGTCACCGTCCTCGGGCAGTCGTACCCGGTGACCGCCCGGCTCGACGCCGCGGTGGACGACGCCGCCCTGGTGCTCCGCAGCGGCGAGCTCAGCGGCGCGGGCCTGACCCTGCCCACCGAGGTGACGAACGCGCTCGCCACCCTCGTCGACCTCACCGTCCCGTTGGACGCGCTCCCGTTCCGGGTGACCAGCGGCAGCGTCACCGTGGACGGGGCGGACGTGGTCGTCGACGCGACGACGGGCCCTCTGGACCTGGCCACCGGCTGA
- a CDS encoding putative leader peptide — MGPLLTQRRAIDLNRVASAMCCRPSR; from the coding sequence ATGGGCCCGCTGCTGACTCAGCGCCGCGCGATCGACCTGAACCGGGTCGCCAGCGCGATGTGTTGCCGACCCTCCCGCTGA
- a CDS encoding sulfurtransferase → MSRAENLVTTDWANDNLNTAGLVFVEVDEDTSAYDGGHLPGAVKISWRDDLRDAVKNDFIDKAGLEKLFSEKGIAVDDTIVLYGGNNNWFAAYAYWFFTLYGHEKIVLIDGGRKKWELDGRPLTTDTVTRPATTYTAKDADLSIRAFRDDTVAAIGTKNLIDVRSPGEFAGQLGAPAHLPQENAQRRGHVPGAINIPWSKAANEDGTFKSDAELTELYADAGFDDSKESIAYCRIGERSSHTWFVLSELLGKKNVKNYDGSWLEYGTLIGVPIELGEPAK, encoded by the coding sequence ATGAGCCGTGCCGAGAACCTGGTCACCACCGACTGGGCGAACGACAACCTGAACACCGCCGGACTGGTCTTCGTCGAGGTCGACGAGGACACCAGCGCCTACGACGGCGGTCATCTGCCGGGCGCGGTGAAGATCAGCTGGCGGGACGACCTGCGCGACGCGGTGAAGAACGACTTCATCGACAAGGCGGGGCTGGAGAAGCTGTTCAGCGAGAAGGGCATCGCCGTCGACGACACCATCGTGCTGTACGGCGGCAACAACAACTGGTTCGCCGCCTACGCCTACTGGTTCTTCACCCTCTACGGCCACGAGAAGATCGTGCTCATCGACGGTGGCCGCAAGAAGTGGGAGCTCGACGGCCGCCCGTTGACCACCGACACCGTGACCCGGCCGGCCACCACCTACACCGCCAAGGACGCCGACCTGTCGATCCGGGCGTTCCGCGACGACACCGTCGCCGCGATCGGCACCAAGAACCTCATCGACGTCCGCTCGCCCGGTGAGTTCGCCGGCCAGCTCGGCGCCCCCGCGCACCTGCCGCAGGAGAACGCGCAGCGCCGCGGCCACGTCCCCGGCGCCATCAACATCCCGTGGTCCAAGGCGGCCAACGAGGACGGCACGTTCAAGTCCGACGCCGAGCTCACCGAGCTCTACGCCGACGCCGGGTTCGACGACTCCAAGGAGTCCATCGCCTACTGCCGCATCGGCGAGCGCTCCAGCCACACCTGGTTCGTGCTCAGCGAGCTGCTCGGCAAGAAGAACGTGAAGAACTACGACGGCTCCTGGCTCGAGTACGGCACCCTCATCGGGGTCCCGATCGAGCTCGGCGAGCCCGCCAAGTAA
- a CDS encoding DUF1416 domain-containing protein, whose protein sequence is MCAAPEQTLDLPPGTDTVTQAVIQGRVLAGAEPVAGAHVRLLDGTGEFTAEVVASPEGSFRFYAGPGSWTVRALSRGGSGQSDVATRYGVYSVDVLVGA, encoded by the coding sequence ATGTGTGCAGCACCCGAGCAGACGCTCGACCTCCCGCCCGGCACCGACACGGTGACCCAGGCCGTCATCCAGGGCCGCGTGCTGGCCGGCGCGGAGCCGGTCGCCGGCGCCCACGTCCGGTTGCTCGACGGCACCGGCGAGTTCACCGCCGAGGTCGTCGCCTCGCCGGAGGGCTCGTTCCGCTTCTACGCCGGCCCCGGCAGCTGGACGGTCCGCGCGCTGTCCCGCGGCGGCAGCGGCCAGTCGGACGTGGCCACCCGGTACGGCGTCTACTCGGTGGACGTCCTCGTCGGCGCCTGA
- a CDS encoding FABP family protein: MAAAIERSLSPQGTTALNIGDTVPLPVGADTANVRLGPPLDDANLSLLPLVGVWRGEGHLHGPQETPDRVFGQQLTISHDGRGFLRHESITWVFDEDGTALPAGREVGWWRPQPDGVIELVLADADGVVEVFYGTAQTLASWSLGTDAVLRTTSAPAVTGATRLYGIVDGRLAYVSERATAEHPMRPYASALLDRQAG, encoded by the coding sequence CTGGCCGCGGCCATCGAGCGCAGCCTGAGCCCGCAGGGCACCACTGCGCTCAACATCGGCGACACCGTGCCGCTGCCGGTCGGCGCCGACACCGCCAACGTCCGGCTGGGTCCACCCCTGGACGACGCGAACCTGTCGCTGCTGCCGCTCGTCGGGGTCTGGCGCGGCGAGGGTCACCTGCACGGTCCCCAGGAGACCCCGGACCGCGTCTTCGGTCAACAGCTGACCATCTCCCACGACGGTCGGGGCTTCCTGCGTCACGAGTCGATCACCTGGGTGTTCGACGAGGACGGAACCGCGCTGCCCGCCGGCCGCGAGGTCGGCTGGTGGCGGCCGCAGCCCGACGGCGTCATCGAGCTGGTGCTCGCCGACGCCGACGGCGTCGTCGAGGTCTTCTACGGCACCGCGCAAACCCTCGCGTCCTGGTCACTCGGCACCGACGCGGTCCTGCGCACCACCAGCGCGCCCGCCGTCACCGGCGCGACCCGGCTGTACGGGATCGTCGACGGGCGGCTGGCCTACGTCAGCGAGCGCGCCACCGCCGAGCACCCGATGCGGCCGTACGCCTCGGCGCTGCTGGACCGCCAGGCCGGCTGA